A stretch of DNA from Coccidioides posadasii str. Silveira chromosome 1, complete sequence:
CCCCGTCTAATTCGTCGTTTGCTACCACAACACTTAGCAAGGCGTTAATGGTGGCTCGGTCAAATTCATGATTAACTGCCTTCTCTACAAGCCAGGAAAGAAATTCACTGAGCTGTTTGGCACTTAGAGGCTTTGACTCGAGTTCCCTTTTAATATCAGAGACCGTGATGTCGGTAATAAGCCCAAAGTCAATTATTCTGGATATGAACCCCTTAGACTGATCCATCAGAGAATCAGGAATAACAGGTATTGAGTCCATAAAGCTTAGATCTTTTGGTGCAAGACGAATTTTGTGAGTTGGAAGAACGCCACAAGTGGAGAGCACCTCAAGATATCCGTTTTGGCTGCATGTCCAGAACGAATTTTCAATGACCTGTGCGACTTGAGTGGCTGGGGTAGACTGGTGGAATACAAATTGATTGGATATATGTGCAGCCTCTGGAACTACTGGAACAATATCGTCCATCTGCGGTGTGGTCCGCCCTGATCGTGATGCCAGAGAGGCAATCCGATCTTTAATGGTAGCCATTTCTGCCGCCCAGGCAATCCTACATACAATGCCAGATGCACGCAAAAGCTCTGTATTCCACGTGCACACCCAGCGCGCATTAAGGTCAATGCTCTCCCGTTCAACTGTGGGGATGATGGAAGGGGCCGATATATGAGCGCCCATACCAGTGGTTTGGTGGGTTGGAAATCCAATATAAACCCTGCCAGACTTAGAGGGCAGGACTGTGGCGAATATTGATTTTGTATTAGACGTCCCTGACTCGTCGGAGAGCTGCATAGAAGCGAATGAAGAGGTTAAGACCGCGAGGGAGGTGAACTTTGGGGCCGGCTTTTTCGTTGCCCGGAGCAATTCCTGTCCAAAAGAATGGCCAACGGACGTTTGTATTTTCGCGGTGTTAATGTGTAAAAACACCGAAGATGACGTGAACAAGGTGAGGTTTTCAGGAATAGGGGCCTGGGAAGGCTTGCCGTTGTCCGCTGTGTTGTCAGCTAGCTTTCCACCGGCAGATCGGGTTAGACGGGAAAAAAAGCTTCGAAGAGAACTTGTGTTATCATCCCCTCGGGTTCCTTCAAACCTAAAGGAATTTGTAGGCGATTTCCATTCAACAGCGGGCATCCAGCTAGCATCAAGCTGGACAACTTCCCGTGTGACACCTTGAACCTTCATCAGGCCTTCGGAAGTTTTCGTCTGGACATCCCTTGGTATGTTGACGGAAAGACCGGGTGCAATCTTTTTGGACAGTTTCAACAGGTTCCAACCGTCTAGCCAAAGCTCGATTGCCTGGAGACCAATAAAGGTCAAACTACTCGCAAGAAACTGGCATAATGGCAGAAGAGCGGGTATTGGAGAAGTAGTATTACGGTAATCCAGAACAAACGTTGTGTCTGGGGAGCAATCCTGATCTTGAAGCTGCAGACGACGTGTGAACAGAGCATTTTCTTTCCAGTAAAAGGCTATGGCTTCTTTCCCGGAGGACACAAATGGCTCTTCACACTCAGAGAATACACTGTAGAAGCCAACCCCGAAGGCTCCGATCTTTGTTTCGTCGGGGTTTCCTTCAGCGATCCGCTTTAATCGAGACCAATCGTTAGCACTAAAAGGAATACCGTTATTTTTGAGAATTAAGCTCTTGACAGTATGATGGGATATAACATGTTTTATGGAAGCAGCTGCATCGTCCGTGGGTGGGATTGGCACGGCGGTCGAGGGAAGGGTTTCTAGCTTAATGATAACTTGCGTGGCCGAGGCATCCGCGGCGTTTTGAAGGAGCTCCCGCAAAACGGTCCTATCTTAAATTattagaaaagaaaaagtagcTCACTCTCAGAGGGTCACCATACCATTCTCCCGAGTATCTGGCCAATACCTTGTCTATCAAAGCACGGGTATTCACAGTCACGGCTTCTTCGTCGAGGCCGGACTCAATTGCACGAGCCTTCAAGGCGTTGAAGTCGACATTTCCAGCCATGGCTTGACAGCATTATAATGATTTCCATATGCGAACAAATCCGAACCTGAGGATAGGTGGAATTCAACCGTCTGCGGAAATCCAAAACACAGTCTCCGAACGGTCAAATGACGATTTTAGGGTCCGTACAGATATGAACACCCTTAAAAAAGGAAGGGTACTAAAagagagtactccgtataaaAGACCGGAACACCCCAACTTTCACCATGGAAACCCACTGACATGGACGCGAAAGATGTCCTCAAGGCTGGCTCCCGTCGCGAAGTGcctctgaggctgattgaCCTTCGTATCAATCACTTGTAACATTGAGGTATGAGCCGCCAGAGACTCCCAGCGCCAAGACGGTATTATTACGTTGTCCAACCAGGCAATCCGTTGAGGCTGATAATCACGTGTACGCCAAGGTTCCGTGGGTGCACAGCTACCAACCACGCAGTTTACTTCGCTCTCCGTAGCTAGTGCAGTAGTGTCTTGGCATTGGTCTTGGCATTTGCTTCCGCTCCAAAGTGCACCTTCGACAGATGGACGGACGATCTAGTTGGGTGGCTCAAGGATTGCAGAAGCCAGATTCATACAGACACATGGTCAGGACCTTGGAGCTCTGTACGAATTATCGACGCCAGCTCGATGGAGGAGTGATTGGCCCTcatacacacacatacacaccCTGCAGCCCACATGACAAGGGGAGCTCCCAACTCCTTTAGACCAGCCGTCCTTCTGTCACATATCAAGTCCGGATCTCGCCCATCCAGATGTTACGATGGCAGTTGACCCTATTTCACCGATCGCGCCGGCGCGCCTACGCACTCTACTGCTACCCATAGGGAGAATCAGGCGATCGCGATTTTTAGAACTTGTCAAACGGCTCCAGGCCCAAAATGTGGTTCGGTTGGGAGACGTGAGTCCCGTCGGGCGCCCTAATAGAAGTACGCCAATGGATGATATGCTTGCCTGGCGCCCTTGGCTTATTGTTTATTTTACTGACAGCCCCTGGAATAGTAGATACATTCTCTCCGCTGGCGTTCCCCTCTGGAATGATCATCTACGATTTGTCCACTTCGGTACCCCCGACCTCCCATCTTGATCTGTTCCCCTTCGAACCTTTCAGGGAACCCGTGGCCATCTTAGCGATTGCGGACGGGAAAGAGCTCGAACCCCCTGAGCCAGATGAATTGTCTCAGCAGAAAACCAACGGGGTAACAGGTCCCCCGCATCCCAAACCTCCCGACCTTGACAGTCTCGTCGCGGAATTGAGCGAACTGAAAGCAAACTATCCTCACTCGCTTACACGGCAGTTGTTGATATTCGACTACAAAGGTGTCAATAAGCTGGTCCCCGGGCCCGACAATGTGATGTGGATACCCTCTCCAGCAGTGTCCCGAACGACAACCATCAAAACTCTAATGTGTGATATATCCTCCCTAATACTCAAAGAACTCGGCGATTTTTCAGAGTCAATGCAAGAATGGCGAACCATAGATTCCCCCACGGCGTCTTCTTGGGGGCCGCGTCGAACACGTGACGTCCGGCCTACAGATAAGCTCAAGCATCGAATGACTATGCCTGCGCAATTACCGTCACAGCCCAATGCCCCTACCAGTCATCATTCAGATACCGAACTCACTGCCCATGCACGCGAGTCACCTACGACATTTGACGAAATAACTCGATCGATTCAACTCGCGAATCGAGCAACGGCAGCTTTAAAATCCAGCTCCAAACCCGGATCTCAAGAACATAGCCGCGAGCGCATGTCCATTCATGGCCCTTCAAGTGTAAATGAGCGCTCGAAAACCAGATTCCACGCTCGTTTGAAAGTAGTGACTGGGTTACTGCATCTTCAAGCAGGTATCTGGCCTGAAGCTATGAAAGAGCTTGTTGAGGGTGCGATCGGCGCGAGGAGCGGAAGTGATTATATTTGGCATGCAAAAGCGCTAGAAAGTATTTTGATATGTTTGCTGCTGTATGGCTGGATTGGCATGGATTTTCAGGTTGGGCCCAGCTCTCATGATCGCGCTCTCCCGAGCCACGATTAACTAATTCCCAATCTACAGATACCCCAGGTTTGTTTTCCATCCATCGACAAACCTACAACGAAGCCTCCCCCGACTCCTAGCCATTCAGAGCCGAGTGCGACTTCAGAGTCCAGGGCGGCGTGTTTAAAAAGCTTGGCGATTATTCTTCCCGACATTTCAAATTATATTTTAAGTCTGTACAACCGAGCGACTAACATCACGGATGAACCTCTACCTCAGTTTATCTACTCCGAGACGACAATAAGGCTCGCTAAATTATTAACGGTTGCTTACAATCGAGACGGATTCTTAGATGATAATGCCTTAAATCATATAGTAATGGGCCTTCCTTTAGAATCTGTTCAGTCTTCAGATCGCCCACGGGGCTATATGGCGCTTCGCAAAACCGAGATAGCGTCATTTTTATTCCAAGCTTTACCTCCATCTCCTGCGACAGAGATTCCCATCACAGACTCTGTGCAGATCCTTGTTGGCATGGCAGCCGTTCTGTCACAGCTAGGGTTGGAAAGGAAACGAGGATTTGTTTTGAGGGAACTTTTAACAGCTTCGATCACTGGGCTTATTCAAGCACGCAAAATCGGAGCTGCTGATGTGGGAATACATCCAGCGGCTGGCTTGTCTGCGCTTAACAACGAAGCCTTCGACTTAAATGCTTTGGATGCCGGGTCTGGCAATACTGAAGACAGTATGAGAGGTCTGTTGGCTTTGGTCGCGTCACTATATGGCGCGCCAAGCGCAATAAACGGGCAAATTAATCGGCCCGATTCCAAAGACACCGAAGGTCAGCCCGGGTATGATTCTGTCGAGGCAATAATCGAAAGAGCCTTAAATGATAGTACTTTGGCATCCTACGGGGATACATTACTCAAAGTTGACATCTTCAAGGCTTGTATTGATTTTTGTGAGGCACTTCCAAATTTTGAAGGGGTACTTCAGTTTACAGTTGGGCTTCTTCAGACCATTAAGGGGAGCCCAATGCTTGCACCAAATGACAACAATATTCCTCCAATTTTGGCACCCGAAGAGCAAGTCCGATTTTACAACAATGTTAAGCGTACTGTTGGGGCCGCCAACAGACTTGGGCACCCCGACATGGAAGCCGAATATTGGGACGATTTTATGGTGCGAGACATTGGAATCCTAGAGAATGCAGATGTAAAACAGCCCGTACAGCGATCAAAGAAAGATTTCGGGATGTCAGTTGTCAACGAAGATCGTGGGAATAAAGGTCCATTCATATACAGTGCGTTTTCAAAGGCGCCAATCGGCCGTTCGGAGTCGCTACTGGTTGCCGGCGAGCAAAGCGCGGTCAAAGTCGTTCTCCAAAACCCGTACGAATTTGACATTGAAATCGAACGCCTCCGGTTAGATGGGAGTGACGTGGAGTTTGAAGCGGAAACACATGGCCTATGGCTCCGACCGTTCTCCTTGGAAGAAAAAATCATTCCTTTGTTGGCAACAACAGAAGGGACTCTAAAGATCACCGGCTGCATtgccaaagtaagatttTGCCGACAACGTCATTTTCCGATATTCAAAAAGCTCTGGAAGCCAAGCTTCCAACCCAAGCTTAAGCGAACTGGATTGGCAGCTAAAGATCTATCCTTCCAACGGCCCTTATCTTGGGGTTCAAACGAATCTGGAGGCGGACATGTTCCTACGCAAGCTGGCCCTGAGCCTGACCACTTGCTCGTTAACGTCATAAAGCAGCAGCCACTCTTAGAGATCGAGTCTTCCTCATTGCTACAAAATGCCATCATGCTCCTCGAAGGTCAGACCAGCACCTTCGATATTACACTCCGCAACGTCACTTCGTGTCCCGTTGATTTCATATTTTTCACTTTCCAGGATTCCACGACTAGGCGGCTTCAAACCGCCATCAGCAATAAAGACAACCTTCCAGCCGAGGTTTACGAACTGGAATATCAACTTTCCGAAATTCCGGCCTTACGATGGAAGCGGCCCATCGACGACAACGGGAAGATCACAATTGCCCCAAAAGAAACTTCAACGTTCACTATTGAAGTCTTTGGAAAACCAGGATTAAATGACGCTGAAATCCAAATTGATTATGGATACACCAGCGTATCGTCGTCGGAAATCCCAGAGACATTTTACACGAGACAACTCAACTTTCCTCTCACCATTACCGTTAACCCCAGTATCGAACTTGTCCGTTGCGATATTCTACCGTTTAGTCCTGATTTTGCATGGTCAAATAGACATCGTCATAAGTTTTCTGACACTAGCGCTAAAGGGGCACCGACCTCGACCGCGCCTCCCAGTCACTCATCGAAAACCGAATTTTCGAAGATGCTATCCCGAATTGGAATGGAGCCATATGGATCGGATCATTGCCTGCTCCTGTTAGACCTACGGAACTCCTGGTCGAATCCACTGACCGCATCTATCTCAGTCACAGAGAACATTGACGAAATCAATAATTCTCTAAGTACTGAACCATCTGTGCATGAAGTTGTAGATGTTCTGCAATCGGGCCGTACTACCCGTCTAGTTGTTCTCGTCCCACGAATCTTTTTAGACAACCCTTGCAAGGCAATCCCGAGTTTAGGGCATGCAAACAAGCGCCAATTTGTCGTAAGTGCGCGGAAAGTGTCGTATGAGGCAGAGGTCGCTGGGAGAGAGGCGTTCTGGTTCCGCGAAGAGCTGCTCAAACGACTTTCTGGCACGTGGAAAGAGGATATGACCGGCCGAAAAGGCGCTATTGGCTTACGTGGAATTACGTTAAATAGTGGAATAGTTGATGCTCTCCGCATGGACGATATTGAAATAACATTCTCAGTACGTCAACCTAAAGATGAGGCAAAGGGTCCGAGCAATACTGCAGAGAGCGACTGTGATTCTACATCCACGGTGCAAACAGGGTATTCGAAATTCACCATACCAACAAATTCGTTCTTGACGCTGTTTGTTACAATCTTCAACCGCTCTTCCAGGCCTGTACATCCCCTCCTTCGTCTCGTTCCTAGCCTCCGTCATCAACCAGACTCTGTCGCTTTGGAATTATCCAAACGGTTCTCCTGGACCGGTATGCTCCAGCGAGCGCTCCCGATCCTGGGCCCTAGGCAGACAACCGAAGCACGCCTAGGTATAACGGCATTCTGCCGCGGAGAATATGAGATTGGAGCTCTTGTTGAAGAAGTTCGGCGACTCAAAGCAGCATCTTCGACGGAAAGCTGCACAGATGGGGATGTAAGCGAAAATAAGGACAACGGCGATACGCCAAACCATTCCGCCAGCGAACAAGAACGGGGTCTCTTCCTCGAAAACTTGGTTACCGATGTGCCAAATCAACGGCGCGTGTGGCACGCTAGAGCACCCTGTTTTCTATCTGCTCGAGATTAGAGTTGTGGGTAAACCCTGCTATTTCCCGAGTCCTTCGCCTCTTCATGCGTCCCTGGTTGGATTTGGCGCTTTTATGAAGGTGCACTCCACGCTCTGAGGGTATCTGCCTGTTAATTAGCATGTCCTAATGTTATTTTCATAGAAGAGTTCATTTTATTGCAAGGTGACATCTCACTGCTCCCGTATTATCTCGTGATATATGTGTTCAGGATAT
This window harbors:
- a CDS encoding uncharacterized protein (EggNog:ENOG410QDBC~COG:U~BUSCO:281at33183); the protein is MAVDPISPIAPARLRTLLLPIGRIRRSRFLELVKRLQAQNVVRLGDVSPVGRPNRNTFSPLAFPSGMIIYDLSTSVPPTSHLDLFPFEPFREPVAILAIADGKELEPPEPDELSQQKTNGVTGPPHPKPPDLDSLVAELSELKANYPHSLTRQLLIFDYKGVNKLVPGPDNVMWIPSPAVSRTTTIKTLMCDISSLILKELGDFSESMQEWRTIDSPTASSWGPRRTRDVRPTDKLKHRMTMPAQLPSQPNAPTSHHSDTELTAHARESPTTFDEITRSIQLANRATAALKSSSKPGSQEHSRERMSIHGPSSVNERSKTRFHARLKVVTGLLHLQAGIWPEAMKELVEGAIGARSGSDYIWHAKALESILICLLLYGWIGMDFQIPQVCFPSIDKPTTKPPPTPSHSEPSATSESRAACLKSLAIILPDISNYILSLYNRATNITDEPLPQFIYSETTIRLAKLLTVAYNRDGFLDDNALNHIVMGLPLESVQSSDRPRGYMALRKTEIASFLFQALPPSPATEIPITDSVQILVGMAAVLSQLGLERKRGFVLRELLTASITGLIQARKIGAADVGIHPAAGLSALNNEAFDLNALDAGSGNTEDSMRGLLALVASLYGAPSAINGQINRPDSKDTEGQPGYDSVEAIIERALNDSTLASYGDTLLKVDIFKACIDFCEALPNFEGVLQFTVGLLQTIKGSPMLAPNDNNIPPILAPEEQVRFYNNVKRTVGAANRLGHPDMEAEYWDDFMVRDIGILENADVKQPVQRSKKDFGMSVVNEDRGNKGPFIYSAFSKAPIGRSESLLVAGEQSAVKVVLQNPYEFDIEIERLRLDGSDVEFEAETHGLWLRPFSLEEKIIPLLATTEGTLKITGCIAKVRFCRQRHFPIFKKLWKPSFQPKLKRTGLAAKDLSFQRPLSWGSNESGGGHVPTQAGPEPDHLLVNVIKQQPLLEIESSSLLQNAIMLLEGQTSTFDITLRNVTSCPVDFIFFTFQDSTTRRLQTAISNKDNLPAEVYELEYQLSEIPALRWKRPIDDNGKITIAPKETSTFTIEVFGKPGLNDAEIQIDYGYTSVSSSEIPETFYTRQLNFPLTITVNPSIELVRCDILPFSPDFAWSNRHRHKFSDTSAKGAPTSTAPPSHSSKTEFSKMLSRIGMEPYGSDHCLLLLDLRNSWSNPLTASISVTENIDEINNSLSTEPSVHEVVDVLQSGRTTRLVVLVPRIFLDNPCKAIPSLGHANKRQFVVSARKVSYEAEVAGREAFWFREELLKRLSGTWKEDMTGRKGAIGLRGITLNSGIVDALRMDDIEITFSVRQPKDEAKGPSNTAESDCDSTSTVQTGYSKFTIPTNSFLTLFVTIFNRSSRPVHPLLRLVPSLRHQPDSVALELSKRFSWTGMLQRALPILGPRQTTEARLGITAFCRGEYEIGALVEEVRRLKAASSTESCTDGDVSENKDNGDTPNHSASEQERGLFLENLVTDVPNQRRVWHARAPCFLSARD